The proteins below come from a single Argonema galeatum A003/A1 genomic window:
- a CDS encoding pentapeptide repeat-containing protein — protein sequence MAGNSAHIKRLLETKQCQGGDLSEATLVRLNLSGADLSGANLIFANMNGVNLSGANLSGVDLSFANLVSANLVNADLSGADCKGLNLFDCQMNNANLCGADLGFANLVNANLSEVNLSGADLDGANLIGVNLNRANLCGANLGGANLGNGNLVGANLSNATLCDARLVGADLKDANLSGADLRDANLLNANLSGANLLNANLSGANLANARLDGAIGLYREEPIVVKQNESPRSGMAYVSFSQSGLYAPTGNGFSLPRPGLPS from the coding sequence ATGGCTGGAAATAGCGCACACATCAAACGATTGCTCGAAACCAAACAATGCCAAGGGGGTGACCTGAGTGAGGCAACCCTAGTAAGGCTGAATCTGAGTGGTGCTGACTTAAGCGGTGCCAACTTGATTTTTGCCAATATGAATGGTGTCAACTTGAGCGGTGCTAACTTGAGCGGTGTCGATCTTAGTTTTGCTAACCTGGTTTCGGCGAATCTGGTTAATGCTGACTTAAGCGGGGCTGATTGTAAGGGGCTGAACCTTTTTGACTGTCAGATGAATAATGCCAATTTGTGCGGTGCTGACCTGGGGTTTGCCAATTTGGTGAACGCCAACTTGAGTGAAGTCAACCTGAGCGGTGCTGACTTGGATGGTGCTAACCTGATTGGGGTTAATCTGAATCGTGCCAATCTCTGCGGTGCGAACTTGGGTGGTGCTAATTTGGGAAATGGGAATTTGGTCGGTGCTAATCTGTCTAATGCGACTCTGTGTGATGCCCGTTTAGTGGGTGCCGACCTGAAAGATGCAAACTTGAGTGGTGCGGATTTGAGAGATGCTAACTTGTTGAACGCCAACTTGAGTGGTGCTAACTTGTTGAACGCCAACTTGAGTGGTGCCAATTTAGCAAATGCAAGGTTGGATGGTGCGATCGGACTTTATCGAGAAGAACCGATTGTGGTTAAGCAGAATGAGTCGCCAAGGTCAGGTATGGCTTATGTCAGTTTTTCCCAGTCCGGTTTGTATGCCCCTACTGGTAACGGTTTCAGCCTGCCACGTCCGGGATTGCCATCGTGA
- a CDS encoding DUF3082 domain-containing protein → MLDQSPPTPKSQIENPKSTDSTKATPLRCITGSLIAGAMATGLYSLTASIAQSFASKPIQSHNITVINITVAVRTLVVGVSTLATVIFGIIAIGLVALGVQLFIQQFKNQPTPPQS, encoded by the coding sequence ATGCTTGACCAATCTCCCCCCACTCCCAAATCCCAGATCGAAAACCCCAAATCGACCGACTCCACAAAAGCGACTCCCCTGCGTTGTATAACAGGTTCCCTGATTGCAGGTGCAATGGCGACCGGACTTTATTCCCTCACCGCTTCCATTGCCCAAAGCTTCGCCTCCAAACCAATTCAATCCCACAACATCACTGTTATTAATATCACCGTCGCCGTTCGTACCCTCGTCGTCGGCGTCAGCACCTTGGCAACCGTCATCTTTGGCATAATAGCGATCGGTCTTGTCGCTTTAGGCGTTCAACTTTTCATTCAACAGTTCAAAAACCAGCCTACCCCACCGCAAAGTTAA
- a CDS encoding XisI protein produces the protein MDKLEYYRSTVKKILTGYYEMTVKGELTLDELESDNRLAFDEERDQYLWFHSGWEGKQRIRYITMYLRIKDGKIWVEEDWTDLCVVDDLLAAEIPKSDIVLGFHHPSKRPFTEFATA, from the coding sequence ATGGATAAACTAGAATACTATCGCAGTACGGTTAAAAAAATATTAACTGGATATTATGAAATGACGGTCAAGGGAGAGCTTACGCTAGATGAATTAGAGTCAGATAATCGTCTTGCATTTGACGAAGAACGAGATCAATATCTATGGTTTCACTCTGGTTGGGAAGGCAAACAACGGATACGTTACATTACTATGTATCTTCGCATTAAAGATGGCAAAATTTGGGTTGAAGAAGATTGGACTGATTTGTGTGTAGTTGACGATTTATTGGCAGCAGAAATTCCTAAGAGTGATATTGTTTTAGGGTTTCATCATCCCAGTAAGCGACCTTTCACAGAATTTGCTACAGCTTGA
- a CDS encoding element excision factor XisH family protein translates to MAILVYRNLIQLTAPEYTLYLAIDDVVYKEFFQRKSVQVVTHQNQLLLIVVEMEKEEIRQWIN, encoded by the coding sequence ATCGCTATCCTTGTATACCGAAATCTCATTCAACTCACCGCTCCAGAATACACGCTATATTTGGCAATTGATGATGTCGTATACAAAGAGTTCTTTCAACGTAAGTCTGTACAAGTAGTTACTCATCAGAATCAGCTTCTTTTAATAGTAGTTGAAATGGAAAAAGAGGAAATTAGGCAATGGATAAACTAG